From the genome of Penaeus chinensis breed Huanghai No. 1 chromosome 8, ASM1920278v2, whole genome shotgun sequence, one region includes:
- the LOC125028015 gene encoding uncharacterized protein DDB_G0271670-like: protein SSSPSSSSSPSSSPSSSSSPSSSSSPSSSPSSSPSSSSSPSSSSSPSSSPSSSSSPSSSSSPSSSPSSSSSPSSSPSSSSSSSSSPSSSSSPSSSSSSSFSSSSSSSPSSSSSPSSSPSSSPSSSSSSSSSSSPSSSPSSSSSPSSSSSPSSSPSSSPSSSSSPSSSSSPSSSPSSSPSSSSSSSSSSSPSSSSSSSPSSSSSSSSSPSSSSSPSSSSSPSSSSSSSSSPSSSSSSSPSSSPSSSSSSSSSSSPSSSSSSSSSPSPSSSSSSSSSSSPSSSSSSSSSSSSSSSSSSSSSPSSSSSPSSSSSSSSSSSSSP from the coding sequence tcatcttcaccttcatcttcatcttcaccttcatcttcaccttcatcttcatcttcaccttcatcttcatcttcaccttcatcttcaccttcatcttcaccttcatcttcatcttcaccttcatcttcatcttcaccttcatcttcaccttcatcttcatcttcaccttcatcttcatcttcaccttcatcttcaccttcatcttcatcttcaccttcatcttcaccttcatcttcatcttcatcttcatcttcaccttcatcttcatcttcaccttcatcttcatcttcatcttcattttcatcttcatcttcatcttcaccttcatcttcatcttcaccttcatcttcaccttcatcttcaccttcatcttcatcttcatcttcatcttcatcttcaccttcatcttcaccttcatcttcatcttcaccttcatcttcatcttcaccttcatcttcaccttcatcttcaccttcatcttcatcttcaccttcatcttcatcttcaccttcatcttcaccttcatcttcaccttcatcttcatcttcatcttcatcttcatcttcaccttcatcttcatcttcatcttcaccttcatcttcatcttcatcttcatcttcaccttcatcttcatcttcaccttcatcttcatcttcaccttcatcttcatcttcatcttcatcttcaccttcatcttcatcttcatcttcaccttcatcttcaccttcatcttcatcttcatcttcatcttcatcttcaccttcatcttcatcttcatcttcatcttcaccttcaccttcatcttcatcttcatcttcatcttcatcttcaccttcatcttcatcttcatcttcatcttcatcttcatcttcatcttcatcttcatcttcatcttcaccttcatcttcatcttcaccttcatcttcatcttcatcttcatcttcatcttcatcttcacct
- the LOC125027865 gene encoding uncharacterized protein LOC125027865, with protein sequence MPLVIQLISRECRFRATVEVFPMKPLIVVLLVLGVAAVSHAKDDNGDAARILASYSMKTFISFSTSVTTVPYTCARNFNTAVCQKRRMRRIRNPIDLDTKEEHASVPLESTLDETLEDDSVPDAIRKQRLGLTIWVTSSSTYTITSTSTNSSTTFSLSYYCSIVGANLAPSC encoded by the exons ATGCCTTTGGTCATCCAACTGATTTCAAGAGAATGTAGATTTCGTGCCACTGTGGAAGTGTTTCC AATGAAACCTCTAATAGTTGTGTTGCTCGTGCTGGGCGTGGCTGCAGTGTCCCATG cCAAGGACGACAACGGAGATGCGGCCAGGATCCTCGCCAGCTACAGCATGAAGACGTTCATCTCCTTCAGCACCTCCGTCACCACAGTCCCCTACACCTGCGCCAGGAATTTCAACACGGCGGTGTGTCAGAAGAGGCGCATGCGTAGGATTAGGAACCCGATCGACCTTGACACGAAGGAAGAGCATGCGag CGTGCCTTTGGAAAGCACTCTCGACGAGACCCTTGAGGATGACTCGGTTCCCGACGCCATCCGCAAACAGCGACTCGGCCTCACCATCTGGGTGACTTCCTCCTCAACCTACACCATCACGTCGACCTCCACCAACAGCTCAACAACCTTCTCGCTGTCTTATTACTGCTCGATCGTTGGCGCCAACCTCGCTCCTTCGTGTTAG